A genomic region of Melopsittacus undulatus isolate bMelUnd1 chromosome 5, bMelUnd1.mat.Z, whole genome shotgun sequence contains the following coding sequences:
- the IL2RA gene encoding interleukin-2 receptor subunit alpha isoform X1, with amino-acid sequence MELKCLLMWLLFGSIKGNRPDPCPALPTTEFADVTAKMYPVRTKLYYECDKGYTRRSGQYMGIQCQRIGQVASWVYKEFECIDEKVLLSRAPTMELDATQKPEGKPQKTPAPQKQVNLSASDQKDFCGPPRTVPHASLSLNKQYFVGQVLHYKCQSGYDKQPPTSGTRECKKVNGKIGWTPLDMRCTNDTNDTNDTNDTNEWLPQTVEPGPSVSLWCLVQSAPGSTHPPFSSSVILPVTAIFFVLPIIPAVFM; translated from the exons ATGGAGCTCAAGTGCCTTTTGATGTGGCTCTTGTTTGGATCCATCAAGGGGAACAGGCCAG ACCCATGCCCAGCTCTTCCAACAACCGAATTTGCTGATGTTACTGCTAAAATGTATCCAGTGAGGACCAAACTCTACTATGAATGTGACAAGGGCTACACAAGAAGAAGCGGGCAGTACATGGGTATTCAGTGTCAGAGGATAGGGCAGGTTGCTTCTTGGGTCTACAAGGAATTTGAATGCATTG ATGAAAAAGTTTTATTGTCAAGGGCTCCCACAATGGAGTTAGATGCTACAcagaaaccagaaggaaaaccacagaAGACCCCTGCACCCCAGAAGCAAGTAAACCTTTCAGCATCTGACCAGAAAG ATTTCTGTGGTCCTCCCAGGACTGTTCCACATGCCTCTTTAAGCCTGaacaaacagtattttgtgGGACAAGTCTTACATTACAAATGCCAGAGTGGATACGACAAGCAACCTCCAACCTCTGGCACTCGTGAGTGCAAGAAGGTGAATGGCAAAATCGGCTGGACCCCCCTTGACATGCGATGCACCAATGACACCAATGACACCAATGACACCAATGACACCAATGAGTGGCTGCCACAGACTGTAGAGCCAG GTCCATCTGTTTCCCTGTGGTGCCTGGTTCAGAGTGCTCCAG GTTCTACTCATCCACCCTTTTCCTCATCTGTGATACTGCCAGTGACAG CTATCTTTTTTGTTCTGCCTATCATTCCTGCTGTCTTCATGTGA
- the IL2RA gene encoding interleukin-2 receptor subunit alpha isoform X2 — protein MYPVRTKLYYECDKGYTRRSGQYMGIQCQRIGQVASWVYKEFECIDEKVLLSRAPTMELDATQKPEGKPQKTPAPQKQVNLSASDQKDFCGPPRTVPHASLSLNKQYFVGQVLHYKCQSGYDKQPPTSGTRECKKVNGKIGWTPLDMRCTNDTNDTNDTNDTNEWLPQTVEPGPSVSLWCLVQSAPGSTHPPFSSSVILPVTAIFFVLPIIPAVFM, from the exons ATGTATCCAGTGAGGACCAAACTCTACTATGAATGTGACAAGGGCTACACAAGAAGAAGCGGGCAGTACATGGGTATTCAGTGTCAGAGGATAGGGCAGGTTGCTTCTTGGGTCTACAAGGAATTTGAATGCATTG ATGAAAAAGTTTTATTGTCAAGGGCTCCCACAATGGAGTTAGATGCTACAcagaaaccagaaggaaaaccacagaAGACCCCTGCACCCCAGAAGCAAGTAAACCTTTCAGCATCTGACCAGAAAG ATTTCTGTGGTCCTCCCAGGACTGTTCCACATGCCTCTTTAAGCCTGaacaaacagtattttgtgGGACAAGTCTTACATTACAAATGCCAGAGTGGATACGACAAGCAACCTCCAACCTCTGGCACTCGTGAGTGCAAGAAGGTGAATGGCAAAATCGGCTGGACCCCCCTTGACATGCGATGCACCAATGACACCAATGACACCAATGACACCAATGACACCAATGAGTGGCTGCCACAGACTGTAGAGCCAG GTCCATCTGTTTCCCTGTGGTGCCTGGTTCAGAGTGCTCCAG GTTCTACTCATCCACCCTTTTCCTCATCTGTGATACTGCCAGTGACAG CTATCTTTTTTGTTCTGCCTATCATTCCTGCTGTCTTCATGTGA
- the LOC101869515 gene encoding endonuclease domain-containing 1 protein-like, translating into MLLLLLQVLASCLWLGHSEVVTSFESSCPQFFFQNTPPNEALVPENPAWICQRYKNQYYFATLYDMSRRIPVYSAYIYQPGSGKRPNTWLIEPQLISPAYPKTMERERTLSKEIKITLEEIGKHQAVLQDYKNLTGLNRGHLNPNSHHSDFNSRTATFTLTNIVPQNEKLNGGAWNNYEQQTMIKNTKGCNNTYVVVGAVPGNNYIANGRVNKPSYIWASACCELNTKDRKTWAVIAENDRDEVKSLTLGELEDKLTQLYGRSRVSLFDSACPRK; encoded by the exons atgctgttgctgctgctgcaggtcttGGCGAGCTGCCTCTGGTTGGGACACAGTGAGGTGGTGACATCCTTTGAAAGCTCATGCCCTCAGTTCTTCTTCCAAAATACCCCCCCAAATGAAGCCCTGGTACCAGAGAACCCAGCCTGGATCTGCCAGCGTTACAAGAACCAGTATTATTTTGCCACCCTGTATGACATGAGCAGGCGTATTCCTGTATACTCTGCTTACATCTACCAGCCTGGATCTGGCAAGAGACCCAATACATGGCTGATTGAGCCCCAG CTGATTAGCCCAGCTTATCCCAAAACAATGGAAAGAGAGCGGACCCTCTCGAAAGAGATTAAAATCACCTTAGAGGAGATCGGCAAGCACCAGGCTGTCCTCCAGGACTACAAGAACCTGACTGGTTTGAACCGGGGTCATTTGAACCCCAACAGCCACCACTCTGACTTTAACAGCAGGACAGCAACCTTCACCCTCACCAACATTGTGCCCCAGAACGAGAAGCTCAACGGTGGTGCCTGGAACAACTATGAACAGCAGACCATGATCAAGAACACCAAGGGCTGCAACAACACCTATGTTGTCGTGGGTGCTGTGCCTGGCAACAACTACATCGCCAACGGGAGGGTGAATAAACCCAGCTACATCTGGGCAAGTGCCTGCTGCGAGTTGAACACCAAGGATAGGAAGACTTGGGCAGTCATTGCTGAGAATGATAGGGATGAGGTGAAGAGCCTCACACTGGGGGAGCTCGAGGATAAGCTGACCCAGCTCTATGGGAGAAGCCGGGTTTCTCTGTTTGACAGTGCCTGTCCCCGGAAATAA